The Peromyscus leucopus breed LL Stock chromosome 4, UCI_PerLeu_2.1, whole genome shotgun sequence genome segment TGTATCACAGAGTGCACAAGGCCAACTACCAAAGCAGTAATTAAAATGAAGATGCACATCTTAGGGCTCATCATGGTCAGATAGTGGAGAGGCTTACATATGGCCACATATCTGTCAAAGGCCATGGCTATGAGCAGCACCATCTCCACACCACCAATGGCATGGATGAAGAAGATTTGAATAATGCAACCTCTAAAGGAGATGGCTTTGTGTTTTTTGAATAAGTCATAAATCATCTTGGGTGAAGTGGCAGAAGAAATACCTACATCGGTGAAGGAGAGGATGGACAGAAGAAAGTACATAGGAGAATGTAAGTGAGGGTCAGAAGCCACGGTGAAAATGATGAGGCAGTTTCCCATCATGCTTGCCAGGTACAACATTGAAGAGAACACAAAGAGCAGCAGCTGGATATCCCAGGAGTTGGTGAGTCCCAGAAACACAAATTCTGATGATACAGAATGATTCACTCTTCCCATTGAATTTGTCGTCAGTACTGCCTAAAGTGGAATCAGGAGAAGCTGTAAATTAGGACAGTTATATTAACAGACCAGAAGGAAAAATCTGAAATGTGTGAAATCCTTTTGTACTTTAATGTCACGATCAACCTAAAGACCAACAGATATCTGAACAAGTACTGAACATGACTAATTAACAGAGAAGTGTAAATTTCAATCACACTGAAACATCACTTGACACTTCTTGAATGTGGTATTATCAAAAAGTCTAAATATAACAGGTTTGATGACTACCAGTAGTATGCATAGCACCTTTCAGCACTATGAAAGAGAACCAATAAGGGTGATGTTTCCATGTGAATATTAGGTTGATTTTACCAAGTTGAAACAGGGCTACAAACTAGTGACTAGAAAGGTCACATCTTTGAGGGAATAACTTACTACTATTACTCTGTTAAATTGGCATAGCATTAAAcagactcctaatgacttactgTTGCACTCATAGATTAATgtatctctcagccctcatcagagaagctgtttTACAGTAAATGACAATTGACAAAGAGATCTGCAACTGACTAAGGTAAAGACAGTAAGAGATTGGAGAATTCCCAGCCTTAATAAAGACATCTGTATCATACCCCTCCTCCTAAATCTCAAGAATTATTATGGAAAGGGGGCAGAACAACTTTAAAATCTAGAAGTGGTGAACAAGAAAACTGTGTTTTCCTGACAGTAGCACATATGTGCTCACACTCAGAAAGGTTgtgatagcatgcacaagacctgcaaaaGTTCAAGCCATACAAAAACCTCAACATAGAAACAAGTGGTCGTGAAGTCCCAtgcctagctgaggagctattggcaattgatagctgctggaagaaggaaagaagaaaataatagacaaaaacaaaagaaaaaaagaaatagaacttgGGATCTAGCAGGATCTAGCAACATTACTTTGGGGGATATGTATATAGAGgaaatttaaaagttataatgaataattatctttcactttttatttcaatataatttACAAGAAACCAGTACATAAAATAACCTGTTTGCATTAATGAAAtcatagtaacacacacacacacacacacacacacacacacaccttggaatATTCCTCAACATTTAAAAAGGGAATTCTGTGTTTTGTAATAATGTTAATGAACTTGGAAGTCATTGTGCTaagggaaataaagaaagagagaaaaatactcaAGGTCTCACTGAAATGTGGACTCTGAAGTCATAGTCATAGAAGCAAAGAACACAATGGTGGGCCATAGAATGAATAAGATGGATTGTGAAGATAGAATGAGAAGATATTGGTCAAAAGTTACAAACAGTGAGATGGGATCATTAGTGTGAGAAGATTAATTATGCATTATGCTAACTATAGTTAATAACATAATGTTTTATTCTGGAGATATACTAAGAGTAGAACTTCAAATTATCTTATCCCCAATAAGCATGTGAGGTGATGCATTTGTTAACTAGCCTGATTTAActgtttcattttgtaaataCTTATTGAAATAttacataatatgtatatataatgtttgttaatttaaagaatttatgaaatattatttgcAATGCTTTTGGTCCACatctacaaaaatgaaaatctataCTATACCCCCAAGTATTTCTCAAGTGCTAAAGTCCTTGGAAGTATTTCTGGTTGAGTATTTGTCAGTTGAGAAATTATCTGTCTTTCACATTGCCAATCCCCAACATCTAAACAagaattaggtttttttttaaagaatttggaGTTAGAAGGACATATAAGTCTGGAACATATTCAAATATCCAAAACCATAAAAACTGGCTAAGTttgacattaaatatttaaaaccactGGACAAAGTCAAATCCCAAATCACAGTCAAGaggaaaagtttttaaaaggtttCTAGATGCAGATGCCAAGGGACAGTGTTACTAAGACTTTGCCCTGGGTTTTAGGTTTGCTTTCCTTGATTTACAGGAATTTCAGGAATCTTCTAAACAAATTTTCAGATATTTAGTCATCATAAAGGGCAAATTTGataattatttccaaataaagatTAGAATTAAATGGATAGACACCAACAAGTTTTGTTAGTGGTCATATGGACAATCATCTACCTCTCAATTTTCCTCCTATGTCCACAAGCATTGCAAGTTTATTATCATGCTcaaacattttgtattttaagtttCCAAATAGTCACAAACCTTCTTTAAACATAAGCAAAACCAGGGTTTCTACTTTTTAATTCAAAAAcacctttatttttacttattatggtaaatataaataattttatattacttaaaatatttaggtATATTCATAAAAGAAAGTTGCCCAAAAACTTAAGGAAATCCTTTTAACAATAACTTCCTTATTACTCGAATTCTCTTTTTTGTCCTCTATCATAACTAGAAAAATGCTGATTTGTCAAAAGTTCAAATCCTCCTTATCATACtaacaattcaaaaataaaatttatgttgatggtaattatgaataaaacaagaaacataaTTCCAGATCTTGGAAAATTTATATAgggttttgaaatttttcatatcTCATTTCAAAGTGAAATTACATTAAGAAGTACTTTTTCATGTACTTTTGATCTCCATGTCAAATTTTATTTCTGCCTAGGTATCTATAATGTTTCCCTTGAGCACACTTGACAAGTTCCTAGGAAATCTGATTCTATTTTACATGACAATCAGTTTGTACCTATCACTTTTGAAAGCtaatgaataaaaacatataatccttatgacttttatttttgtttttgtaatcatCAAAGAACAGAATAATTAGCTGTAATCTATGATTAATCCAAAACATTATAAAGTTATTTGTTGTTTCCAATGTTTTCATAGTTCCCCAGATATAGTGTTTCTATCTCAAAAAGTCTGTTATCCTTTCCCAATTTGACAATAACTATTTTTACAATGATTCTCCTGTGATGCTCAGTTCCTTTTCTTGAATGGTATCTGCTCTGGTATGGCTCCCTCATGAACTTTATGATATGACCAAGTTCACAATAATTCCTACAACAGCATtgtgtgtataaataaaaacCACTCTTTAATATGTACAGTTGTCTACATCCACCCATTTTTACCTGCATGAAAAGAACAGCATCTTTACAAACTCAGATGTCCTATGCTTCCCTAACATAAAGTGTCTAATAATATCCTACCATAGGAAAATATGAAACTAGTTATACATATCTCAAGAGGCCGATGACCAAGAAATACTGCAAACATGTAGTTTAGAAGCAGCTTGTAGCTCAGGGACATTTTCTCTAGAGAACCATTTGTTTTGGACAGTGAAACTGAAAgattttgaaattcaaattatGATGctaaggagaaagaaggaaacagaaatggaatTATTGCAGCATTGCTATGCTCTTCAAAAATAATTGATCCTATATTGTGATTAAAAtctgaacataaataaatattaattcataaataaatagtaaacaaTCAGGCAACTCTAAAATATGCACTAAATAGTATAATTTGAGAGGCAGAGTCTAtcctttaaatattcattttaagtaAAAGACCAATTTGTATAATCACAGACATAGATTTACCTACAAAGTCCAATTTACCTACAAAGTCACTAATAAGAAAGTTCAAACTCTATAAATACAACCACAAAATGCTGCTGGCATAAAGCTGACAGCacaacagcatgcacacacacacacacacacacacacacacacacacacacatacatatatatgtgtgtgtgtttgaaatacatatatatatatgtatatatatatatatatatatataaatgtaaacgGATATCCACAAATGGATACTTCAGTACATACTCATCATAATAAGATTTTagaaaaatggatcaagacaggaatcaaaaaagaaatcaagaacttCCTAAAACTGAATGAATAGACAAAataaccaaacttatgggatataAGGCTGATCTAAAAGacaagttcatagcattaagtgcttacattaaaaaatgCCCTCTAAAGCAATTGgaagagagggccctgcaccttgcctgggaaAAACAGTAAAGCTGGCCCTGGGGTTGTGAGTTTGGGTGACTCAGATTTAAGGACCTGTGAGCAGAACTGGCCCTACTCCTTGCTTCAGGCTGCATTGGAGAGCTCACCTGGGTAGGTACCATGAAGGAAAgttggcaggctgaccaacccagcgaccacccaggtccagaaccagggctatgagttggcccagcTCAACATCCAACCCATCTAttaactgttggagcatgtgaaggaaacaAACCTACAAACCCAAAACAGCAAGA includes the following:
- the LOC114683101 gene encoding olfactory receptor 4F3/4F16/4F29-like — encoded protein: MGRVNHSVSSEFVFLGLTNSWDIQLLLFVFSSMLYLASMMGNCLIIFTVASDPHLHSPMYFLLSILSFTDVGISSATSPKMIYDLFKKHKAISFRGCIIQIFFIHAIGGVEMVLLIAMAFDRYVAICKPLHYLTMMSPKMCIFILITALVVGLVHSVIQLAFIVNLPFCGPNILDNFYCDLPQFIKLACMDTYRMELLVSINSGFMSVGTFFLLIISYIVIIFTVQKHSSSGSSKALSTLSAHVTVVVLFFGPAIFFYTWPSSSTHLDKFLALFDAVVTPFLNPVIYTLRNQEMKMAIRRIFRQIMGYRQVS